GATCTGAATTTTTACAATAAATATATAGAGGTTTCAAATAAGATTTCAGAAACAGCGGATGAACTGAATAAAAATTTCTTAACAACGGTTCCTGACCCATCAACGATTTCAAAAGGTTCTTTTATACTTGTAGTAGGAATGGATATACAGGTTAATAATCTGGAAAGGTTGTTGAAGGAATACAGACGTTCATATTATGAGGGCGGCGAGTTATCAAAACTTACCTCTGATAATCCTGCTATGAAAGAAGAAATTGAAACTTCTTTCAGAGAGTTATTGAAAACACTTGAATCGTATTATTCTATATCATCGCGGGTGACAAAGTTCTATAAAGATAAAGAATACAAAGATAACGTTTCAAAGGCAGCAGGATTTGATAAAGAAATGAAAGACTCGTACAAGCAGTATGATTCATTGTACACAAAGTTTAAAGAAACCGTTAAGAAGTATAAACCTGTAAAGGTAAGAAAGAATCCAGATGATTATACAAATAAGGATGAGAAAGCAGTTATTATAGTTCAGAACGCGTTAGAAAATACAATGGACGGCGCAGAAAATTTTTACAGCAAGTTTGAAAGCGTTAATAAGAATTCAAATGTTGACGGACTTCAGGCAGATATAGAAGAGTTTCAGAGAAAGTTCGACGCAGAGAAAAAGAAGATTGAATCAACGGAGTTTTCCGATAAAAGCCGTTATGTAAAATTCAGCTTTGAAGATTACTTCACAAAAATGACTCAGGGATTTATTGACGGAGTGATGAAATTTAACAAAGAGATGAAGAAGGGCAAAATGAACGACAGGGATTTCGGGCTTAGCTACGATAATGTTATAAGAAGCTATAACTACATGATTAACGCATATAATTCATCCATTACAACTGTAAATACTTTTAAAGTTTATTGATTTTTTTCGTGAACTTTAACGAAAAAATTTAAGTTATTTTCATTAAACAATTTTATGAATAAAAAACCTTCCGGTATTGCCCAGGCAATAATGATTTTTATAGTAGCTCTCGTAGTAGGGCTTACAATAAATGCCACGAGTGAAAAACGTGTTCCGTTGTTTACAAATTATACAGAGAAACTGAAAGCAGATAATACGGACAGTTTAACTAATTCTATAAAAGCCACAGGTGATTTTAAAAATAATCCGTACGATACAACTCAAAAGAAAACACCATTAAGCTACAGCAATAATCCAAATCTTACCAAAGAAGGTTTTATAAAACCTCAGAAAATAAAACTTGAGCTTGCCAAACTTCTTTATGATAAAAATGCTTTAATGATTGATGCAAGAAAGCCGGAAGATTATGCCCAGGGACATATAAAAGGCGCAATTAATATTTCGTACGAAGATTACCATTTTAAAGATAAGGATAAACTTCCTGAAAGACTTAAGGGCCTTAATAAAGACGGAATCATAATCTGCTATTGTAACGGAGGCGACTGCGATATGAGCATTGACCTTGCCTATGATATAGCGAAGCTTGGTTTTAATGCTATGAATATTTATCTCGGCGGTTATAAAGAGTGGGAAGCAGCGGGATATCCCGTTGAAAAATAATTTTAAAGTTAAATTTTAAATGAGAGATTTTCTTTCTTCTAGATATGTTCAGTTCGCGCTGCAGTTTATAATCGGTGCAGTATTTTTATATGCGTCATATAATAAGCTGTTCGACCAGGTGGGTTTTGCAAAATCGGTTTATGCTTATAAATTTCTTCCTGACTTTCTCGTAAACATTACAGCCATTATTGTTCCTTCATTGGAATTCATTGCTGGACTTTTTTTGATGTTCGGTTTGTTTAGAAAGGGGAGTTCGCTTATTATAATAATACTGCTAAGTGTGTTTTTAATTGCGCTTGTTCAGGCATATTTAAGGGGATTGGATATCGATTGCGGCTGTTTCGGCTCAAATCCGGAAGATAAAGTTACTTCTGCGGATTTATTAATCAGAATATTCGAAGATATATTGTTATTGCTGGGAGCAATTATTATTTTTAAGTTTAGCCGTTCAAAATACTATAAAAACGTAAATTATACGGATACTGAAATGAAAGTATCCCAAAATCAGGAGATATAAATATTATGAAATCAAAGGGTTCAAAAATATCGTTCTTCATGCTGGGACTTGTTGCGATATTTGCAATTATGTTTTCAGTCGTGAATAATTCCAAACTTGCTGCATCAATCAACGGACCGAGAATTGTGTTTGAAGAATCAAAACATGATTTCGGAAAAATCCCTTCGGGACCGCAGGTTGAATATATTTTTAAGTTCACCAATAAAGGTAATCAGTCACTTCACATCGAAAAAGTTCAGGCATCATGCGGATGTACAGGAACTGCAATGGGTGAAAAAATGGATTATGCAAAGGGTGAGTCAGGTGAAATAAAAGTTACATTCAATACTCAGGGAAGAGAAGGCAAGCAGGAAAAAACAATTATGGTTTACTCCAACGATGCAAAAGAGCCTCAAAAAGTTCTTAGCTTCACTGCTGAAATAGATCCTAACATGCAGTAAAAAATAAAATTTTAGTTTTACATTTCAGAGGCGGAGAAATTTTTCTTCGCCTTTTTTATTTTATAAAATTACTCACCTTCAACAAGCTTTAGAATATTTTCTTTCTTACTGCTAAGCTCAAAATTTCTTTCCTTCCATTTGCCCCGATAGAACCAATATGTAAGTACAAGACTTTTCAGTGCAACGGAGAGACATATTGCAATCCATATTCCGTTTAGTCCCCATATAGGCGCAAAGAGTGCGCACAGTGGAATTCTTAAAGTATTAAATATAAGTCCGATTGTTACCGGAGGGATGGTATCTCCCGCTCCCGAAAATGCTCCGTTTAATATTACATCAGCTGCGGAGAAAATCATAATCAGAGCATTGATTTTATTATAAGCTTCGGCAGCATCTATAACTGCAAGATCAGTTGTAAAAAATGTTGCAATGGTGCGGGCGAAAATAAAAAGAAGTATTCCATAAACTGACATTGCGGCAGTTCCGATTCCGCAAATCCTCCAAGCCAGCCGTTCGGCTTTATCTTTATTCCCTGCACCGATATTCTGCCCGATCAAAACTGTTGCAGCAAGTGAAAGACCTACACATATCTGATATGAAATTGACTCGGAACGATGACCGATACCCAGAGCTGCAAGTCCCGTTGTTCCAAACTCCGCAACAAATCTTGAAACGATTACATATATAAAAGAGAAAGCAAGACCGTTCAATGAAACAGGTAATCCGATTTTAAATGTATGCTTTAAAATCTTTTTATCAAATTTATACTCTCTGAATTTACCTATAAGATTTCTTTTTCTGAGTAAAATATATCCTATTATAAAAGCGGTTAAGTATGAAACTAAAGTTGAAAGCGCAGCGCCTTCCATTTCGAACCGGAGAAATCCGTTTACTCCGAATATAAACAGCGGTGCCAAAACAAAATTTAACGATACTGCCAGACTGATGAGATAGAACGGAGTCTTAGTATCACCCGTTCCTCTGTAAATAGCTGCAGTTGTTGAAAGTAAAGTAACACAAGGCATTCCTATAAGAAACGTAAGCAGGTAGTCATTTGTAAATCCTCTTTGTGCTGCATCGAGATTTATTATATCATATAGAAACGGCAGTACAGGTATTAAAAGAATTGTAATAAGTAATGTTTTGAAAAATGTATTGATGAGATTTTCAGTAGCAATTTTTCTTCCGGTATCACTTTCCTGAGCGCCGTATGACTGCGCAACAAGTGAGTTTGTACCTGTGGCTATTAGTTCACCTAAAGCAAGCGCTCCCCATACTAAAAAATTTGCAACAGTTATGGATGCAAGCTGAGTACTGCCGAGCTTTCCCACCCAGTAAGTATCTATTAAGGAGAAGGAGGATTTTACCAGTGTTTGTAAAACAGCGGGACCTGCGATTGCGAGTATTAATCTGTTATCTGAAAGCTTGCTTGTCAATTTATGAAAGATGAGGCTGTTAAAAATATCAAACATCTAAAATACCTCAATTAAAAACATTTGTAAATCTAAATTGATAATTGTTTTTATTCTTCTCATTTTTCGGTTAATGAATATTCTTTACCTCTTATCGCAGGTAGAGATTACGGGGGCGGAAACCTACGTAGAATCTCTGGCAAATTATTTATCCAAGTACGGCAATAATATTTTTATTGCTTCGGATACCTTTTCCCGTAAGGCAGAGGCAAAGATATTTAAAGTCCCGCTGCACCAGAGGGATTTCAGCACACGCCGAAACAACATCACTGAGATACAGAAAATAATAAAAGAAAATAATATTGATATAGTGCATGCAAACTCTCGCGCATCGGCATGGGTGGGACACTTTGCATGCAAGAGAGAGAAGATTCCTTTTATAGTTACCATCCATGGACTTAGCGGAATGAGGTTTTCAAAGAAGTTAGTACCTGCTCTCGGAGATAAAACGATTGCAGTCTCCGAGTATATTCGAGAAGTAACGATGAAGGATTTTAAAGTAAAGAAGAGCCAGATTGAACTGATACGCAACGGGCTTAACATTGATGAAATTATTGATAGAAGCAGGGAAGAAGTGAAGACTGTTTATAAAGACGAAAAGGATTTTCTTTTATCATATATAGGAAGGGGAACGGGTCCAAAAAAAGATATAGTTCTTGCTCTGGTGAATGAAATTATTCCTAAAGTAAAATCTGAGATTAAAAATTTAAAATTTCTTTTCATATGCCCCGGCACTCTGCACGATGAAATATTAAAGAGCATAGACAAAAAAAATAAAGAAGCGGGAGAGGAATATATAATAATTGATGACCATAAGAATGATGTTATGGCGACTCTTAATCAGACTGATATGGTAATTGCTGCAGGCAGAAGCGCAATTGAAAGTGTGCTGTTGAATAAGCCCGTCATTTTCTGGGGCGAGTCTTTATTTGGGGGAGTATTGAATGAACAAAGTCTGCCGCTTGCCCTTGAATCGAATTTCGGTGACAGCCGTGATGTTGAAAAAGTCCGGACTGATAAAATTGCAAAAGAAGTAACGAGCGCTATTAAAGAAAATATTAAGCTTCAACCGGCTGTTAAAGAAAAAATTGAAGAAGAGTATGGATTGACCGGCAATGCGGAGAAAGTCCTTACTTTATATAAAGCGGAAATCCTCAGTCATAATAAAAATATACTTGAAAAACCGCTACCGATTGTTCTTTATCACCGGGTTGTAAAAGATAATATTAAAGATAGCGTTGTCGGGATTTATGTGACGGAAAAAATTTTTGAAGAGCAGCTTGCGCATCTGCAAAAGAGTAAATTCAAAACAATTACATTTATAGATGTAAGTAAGGCATTAAAAGGGAATAAGACTCTTTCAGAAAAAAATATAATACTTACATTTGATGACGGATACGAAGATAACTATGATTCGGCTTTTCCTTTATTAAAGAAGTATAATTCAACTGCTGTAATTTTTTTAGTGACAGGTCAGGAAAGCAATGTTTGGGATTCGCATAAAAATGAGCCCGGAGCAAAGCTGCTTTCAAAAGGACAAGTTAAAGAAATGTATGAATATGGGATTGAATTCGGCGCGCATACATTAAATCATGCAAAACTGACAGAAGTAAAAAAAAACCAACTCTTAAAAGAAATATATAATTCCAAAGTATTCATTTGCAGAGAATTGCAGATTCCGGCCATTTCATTTGCCTATCCTTACGGTGAGTGTAATCAGATGACAAAAGAAGTCGTGAAGTCGTTGGGCTTTGAGTTTGGAGTTGCGACTGATTCCGGTCCTTTAAATTTCCTCAAAGATTTATACCAAATCCGCCGCCAGATTATTTTTTCACACACATCTTTATTCCAGTTCAAGAAGAAAATATCTAAGTGGTATCCCGCTTATAAAAAATTCAAATCAAAAAAATAGTTGTAAGACTTTCTTTATTTCCTTTCATTCTAAAACCTGTTTATTGAATCTTAAACATCGTTTAATTTTGCAGATTTGCAGTTAAAACATAGTCTGTTTACTAAAATCTCTAAGTAAACTATTTTCTGCAAAATAAAGTAAAAACTTTTCAAATCTATACAACCATTATATAAATATAATGGTTGTGCGGCGGCATATAAAACTTTCCTGCAAAATTATCCTGCAAATTAGTACTTGCTTTATATATATAGTCTTTACATATTGTATGCAAATTAACACTGCAAAATAATCTGCATAATAATTAATTCTGCAAAATAAGAATTCATGAAAGTAAGCAAATACTTTAAGATCAAAAAAATACCCGGCATCATTAAAAAACTGACCGGAGTAAGTGTTGAAAAATTTGAGGATCTCTTAAAGCACCTCACACCAATCTTTATTGATCTGGAAAAAAAGAGACTCTTCAAAAAATCCCGCAAGAGAGCCTTTGGCGGCGGAAGAAAACAGGACCTTGACCTTGACGACAAACTATTAATGCTTCTTATGTACAACCATTTATTTGTAACTCATGAATTTTTAGGCGCTCTCTTCAATCTGCATAACAGTAACGTAAGCAGACAGATCAATCATCTAGAGCCGTTACTTTCAAAAGTATATCAGGTTCCTGAAAGAAAGATAAAGCTTGCAGACTCTGTTTTATCTCAGTCACAGATTTTAGAAATTTTTGTAAATCTTGATGAAGCTGATAAGAAGGAAATGAATTACAGTCCTGTAGGAACAGATTATCCGCCGGTAAAATCAACCGGAACAGGCGGCAGTGATTTAAGAATTAACACTGAAGATAAGATAATCACACAAATAAAAGTTATACCAATAAAAAAATAAGAACTGAACTTATGAACACACAGAATACCATAGTGCACAAAGATTTACCGAATAAAGAGAAACTGAAAATAAATATTTAGCAGATAAAAATTTTATCAGGAAGTGTTAATAAGCTATATATAGAGTCGATGCTAAAAAAATTAACTCACATCTATAAAAAATGAACAAAGATTCTTTAGTAAGCAAAGTGGCAAACTCCAGCAGCTTCAGCCGTCACAGAAGCGAGCAGATATTCGACAGAATATTCGAGTTAATAAAGGAATCCCTTGTAAAGGATAAAGAATTCTCTGTTGATAATTTTGGAGAGTTCACGGTAGAGCACCGCGAAAGCATGAAGATTATGAATACGAAAGAAAATCAGGAAGTTTTGCTTCCCCCTAAAGACTATATAAATTTTACTCCATCAAAAAATTTATTAGACATAATAAATAAAAAATGACTAAAGAGCAGATAATAAGGAGTATCTCCGATGAGTTTAAGATAAGTGAGCTGGAATCCATTCAGTTTTATGAGAATGTATTTCAGTACATCGAAGGCTCTTTCCGTAAGAGCAAGAACTTAAACATTTCAGAATTCGGTAAATTCAACGTGATTGAAAGAACCGGGACTGACGGAGGTAAAGTTAATTCTGTGAAGTTTTCCCCATCAAAAAAACTTGCCACAGAGGTTAACTATAACTACAATAATCTCGCCAAAATTCTGTTTCGTGATATTGAAAGGAACATGAACAAGGAAAGAATTCTCTCTTTAGGCGAAGAAAATATTTACAGAGAAGAAGCTCCGGTTGAATCAGCTGAAGTTTTTGACAGATATACAGAAGAAGAAAAAGATTTTATTGAAGAGCAGGTTAATTTAACTTCTGCGAATAATAAAAATGCGGGTTTAAGTGATTTAGAGCAGCGCGTAAGAAAAATTGAAGCGTTCATAAATGTAATAAAGAAATTTTTTGAAGACGAAAAGCTTGGCGAAACATTATCAAAAGCAAAAACAGAAATAGTTCCGCCGCAGGCAGATTATGTAAAACGCGCAGAAGAAGATAAATTAAAAGATGAACAGTACAAAGCATCTATTTCGTCGCTTGAAGCAAAAATAAAAGAACTTGAAGCAAAGTTCAAAGAGTCCGAAGCTAAGAAAGTTGAGACAAGAACAGAAACAAAAGTTGAGACTAACACTGAAGAAAAGATTGTTGCCAGAGAAGAGAAAAAAGAACCTAAGATAGAGCTTCCGCCGATAGACGTTGTACCTCCTGTAATAGAAAAGACTATTGAGCCTGAAGCAAAAATTACACCTGAACCGATTGTTGAAGAGCCGAAAATTGAAGCTGAAGAAAAAACAGTAGCACCTGACTTAGGAAATTTAGTTGTAGAATCAGAATATACCGAAGAAGTAAAAACCACTGAAGAAGATAAGCCTGAGTTTGTTTCTGCCATAGATGTAATCGAGGAAAAAATTGCACCAGTTGAAGATTTTAAACTACCGGCTGAAGATTTTACAAAGCCGATTGAGGAATCACTTGACGCACCGGCAATTGAAAAGAAAATTGAAGAGAGACTTGCAGAGATAGTTAAAGCTCCGGGAAAGAAAACTCCTAAGGCAAAAGACCCGTCTACAAGCAATATTGATGATCTCTTAAAAACATTAGGAGTAGCAGATGAAGAAGAATACGAAGAAGAATACGAAGATGTAATAGAAGAAGAGCTGGTACAGGAAGTAAAGACAGAAGATATTGCAGATAAGTACTTTATTAAAACTGAAGCACCTGAAGAAGTTCTTCCTGAAGTTATTGAAGAAAAAATTGCTCCGGTTATTGAAGAAGAAGTTACACCTGTAATAGAAGAAAAAATTACACCTGTAATTGAAGAGAAAACGGAAGAAGTTGTTCCTGAAATAGTTGAGGGACAAAAGCTACCTGATACTCCTTTGGTAAGTGAGATTACTGATACAGAACTTCATGCAAAGGTTGATTCGCTTATACAGGAATTCAGAACTGAATCTTCAAAAATAAAAGAAGAAGAAGAGGAAAAAGAAAAGCAGCAGGAAATTGAAGAAAAGAAAGAAGCAGAGCCTGAAGTAATTGCACCTGTACCTGCAATGGATTCTGAAGAAGCACAGCTTTCAACAGCTTTATCTTCTATCTTCAATTCGATTCTTACCTCTGAAAATATTAAGAAGGAAGAGCCGAAGCAGACACCTATAATAAAAGAAGAAGTACAAAATCTTCATAATGAAATAGTAAAAAGTGAGAAACATCCGGAAACAACTGAACCAACTATAGAAGCTTCACAGCCTCCTGCAGAAGAGAAGAAGGATTTAAGCAATTCTTCTATCAGTGATATTTACTCAAGCGCAAAAAGCTTTAATGATATATTCGAACAGAAATCTGAAACAAAAGAAGAGAAAGAGCATGCAGAGGATTTAAACCAAATCCGTGAGATGCATGAAAAAACCGATACGAACGGCCACGATTTAACCGATACTTCAAACGGTCACAATTTACAAGATACCACAAATGGTCATAACTTAACTGATACAAACGGTCACGGTTTGAAAGATACAGCAGGTCTTGATATGTACGGACCGGGACTTACAGAAAGCGGAAAAGAGCACGACGTAAGAACATCAAAAATTTACACAAACGGTAATCCGCTGAAGCCATACGCAAACGGCAACGGAAAGAACGGTAACGGTGCATCAACATTAAATCAGGTACTTGAAGATAACGGTCTTCATAAAGAATCCAAGACGAGCATTTTCATAATTGCAATTATTATTGTAATAGCGCTTGGACTTTTATTCTTCGCGATTTTCAACTCAGGTATTATGGGTAAAGAAAATCCTTCATTAAAAGAAAAGAACTACGGACTGGTAAAGGTGAAAGATGTAAAGAATGAAAAATATTTTTACGATAACGGAAAAGATAAAGTTTACTTCCAGACAGAAAACGGTTTTACAATTCAGGCAGGTTCATTCAATGAAAAGGAAGCCGCAATAGAAAAATCTAAAATGCTGGCTGATAAGAAAATTGAAAATGTAAGAATTGA
The genomic region above belongs to Bacteroidota bacterium and contains:
- a CDS encoding MATE family efflux transporter, coding for MTSKLSDNRLILAIAGPAVLQTLVKSSFSLIDTYWVGKLGSTQLASITVANFLVWGALALGELIATGTNSLVAQSYGAQESDTGRKIATENLINTFFKTLLITILLIPVLPFLYDIINLDAAQRGFTNDYLLTFLIGMPCVTLLSTTAAIYRGTGDTKTPFYLISLAVSLNFVLAPLFIFGVNGFLRFEMEGAALSTLVSYLTAFIIGYILLRKRNLIGKFREYKFDKKILKHTFKIGLPVSLNGLAFSFIYVIVSRFVAEFGTTGLAALGIGHRSESISYQICVGLSLAATVLIGQNIGAGNKDKAERLAWRICGIGTAAMSVYGILLFIFARTIATFFTTDLAVIDAAEAYNKINALIMIFSAADVILNGAFSGAGDTIPPVTIGLIFNTLRIPLCALFAPIWGLNGIWIAICLSVALKSLVLTYWFYRGKWKERNFELSSKKENILKLVEGE
- a CDS encoding DUF1573 domain-containing protein — protein: MKSKGSKISFFMLGLVAIFAIMFSVVNNSKLAASINGPRIVFEESKHDFGKIPSGPQVEYIFKFTNKGNQSLHIEKVQASCGCTGTAMGEKMDYAKGESGEIKVTFNTQGREGKQEKTIMVYSNDAKEPQKVLSFTAEIDPNMQ
- a CDS encoding DoxX family membrane protein, yielding MRDFLSSRYVQFALQFIIGAVFLYASYNKLFDQVGFAKSVYAYKFLPDFLVNITAIIVPSLEFIAGLFLMFGLFRKGSSLIIIILLSVFLIALVQAYLRGLDIDCGCFGSNPEDKVTSADLLIRIFEDILLLLGAIIIFKFSRSKYYKNVNYTDTEMKVSQNQEI
- a CDS encoding polysaccharide deacetylase family protein — protein: MNILYLLSQVEITGAETYVESLANYLSKYGNNIFIASDTFSRKAEAKIFKVPLHQRDFSTRRNNITEIQKIIKENNIDIVHANSRASAWVGHFACKREKIPFIVTIHGLSGMRFSKKLVPALGDKTIAVSEYIREVTMKDFKVKKSQIELIRNGLNIDEIIDRSREEVKTVYKDEKDFLLSYIGRGTGPKKDIVLALVNEIIPKVKSEIKNLKFLFICPGTLHDEILKSIDKKNKEAGEEYIIIDDHKNDVMATLNQTDMVIAAGRSAIESVLLNKPVIFWGESLFGGVLNEQSLPLALESNFGDSRDVEKVRTDKIAKEVTSAIKENIKLQPAVKEKIEEEYGLTGNAEKVLTLYKAEILSHNKNILEKPLPIVLYHRVVKDNIKDSVVGIYVTEKIFEEQLAHLQKSKFKTITFIDVSKALKGNKTLSEKNIILTFDDGYEDNYDSAFPLLKKYNSTAVIFLVTGQESNVWDSHKNEPGAKLLSKGQVKEMYEYGIEFGAHTLNHAKLTEVKKNQLLKEIYNSKVFICRELQIPAISFAYPYGECNQMTKEVVKSLGFEFGVATDSGPLNFLKDLYQIRRQIIFSHTSLFQFKKKISKWYPAYKKFKSKK
- a CDS encoding transposase family protein, with amino-acid sequence MKVSKYFKIKKIPGIIKKLTGVSVEKFEDLLKHLTPIFIDLEKKRLFKKSRKRAFGGGRKQDLDLDDKLLMLLMYNHLFVTHEFLGALFNLHNSNVSRQINHLEPLLSKVYQVPERKIKLADSVLSQSQILEIFVNLDEADKKEMNYSPVGTDYPPVKSTGTGGSDLRINTEDKIITQIKVIPIKK
- a CDS encoding SPOR domain-containing protein, whose translation is MTKEQIIRSISDEFKISELESIQFYENVFQYIEGSFRKSKNLNISEFGKFNVIERTGTDGGKVNSVKFSPSKKLATEVNYNYNNLAKILFRDIERNMNKERILSLGEENIYREEAPVESAEVFDRYTEEEKDFIEEQVNLTSANNKNAGLSDLEQRVRKIEAFINVIKKFFEDEKLGETLSKAKTEIVPPQADYVKRAEEDKLKDEQYKASISSLEAKIKELEAKFKESEAKKVETRTETKVETNTEEKIVAREEKKEPKIELPPIDVVPPVIEKTIEPEAKITPEPIVEEPKIEAEEKTVAPDLGNLVVESEYTEEVKTTEEDKPEFVSAIDVIEEKIAPVEDFKLPAEDFTKPIEESLDAPAIEKKIEERLAEIVKAPGKKTPKAKDPSTSNIDDLLKTLGVADEEEYEEEYEDVIEEELVQEVKTEDIADKYFIKTEAPEEVLPEVIEEKIAPVIEEEVTPVIEEKITPVIEEKTEEVVPEIVEGQKLPDTPLVSEITDTELHAKVDSLIQEFRTESSKIKEEEEEKEKQQEIEEKKEAEPEVIAPVPAMDSEEAQLSTALSSIFNSILTSENIKKEEPKQTPIIKEEVQNLHNEIVKSEKHPETTEPTIEASQPPAEEKKDLSNSSISDIYSSAKSFNDIFEQKSETKEEKEHAEDLNQIREMHEKTDTNGHDLTDTSNGHNLQDTTNGHNLTDTNGHGLKDTAGLDMYGPGLTESGKEHDVRTSKIYTNGNPLKPYANGNGKNGNGASTLNQVLEDNGLHKESKTSIFIIAIIIVIALGLLFFAIFNSGIMGKENPSLKEKNYGLVKVKDVKNEKYFYDNGKDKVYFQTENGFTIQAGSFNEKEAAIEKSKMLADKKIENVRIEELEKDNTTFFRVRVGMFKTLEEAKNYSEKF
- a CDS encoding DUF3829 domain-containing protein; its protein translation is MKNFKFITALLVLFVLATSCSYFKSTTTKSNEESHKIEGEGTKEKVLEKTSQADLNFYNKYIEVSNKISETADELNKNFLTTVPDPSTISKGSFILVVGMDIQVNNLERLLKEYRRSYYEGGELSKLTSDNPAMKEEIETSFRELLKTLESYYSISSRVTKFYKDKEYKDNVSKAAGFDKEMKDSYKQYDSLYTKFKETVKKYKPVKVRKNPDDYTNKDEKAVIIVQNALENTMDGAENFYSKFESVNKNSNVDGLQADIEEFQRKFDAEKKKIESTEFSDKSRYVKFSFEDYFTKMTQGFIDGVMKFNKEMKKGKMNDRDFGLSYDNVIRSYNYMINAYNSSITTVNTFKVY
- a CDS encoding rhodanese-like domain-containing protein: MNKKPSGIAQAIMIFIVALVVGLTINATSEKRVPLFTNYTEKLKADNTDSLTNSIKATGDFKNNPYDTTQKKTPLSYSNNPNLTKEGFIKPQKIKLELAKLLYDKNALMIDARKPEDYAQGHIKGAINISYEDYHFKDKDKLPERLKGLNKDGIIICYCNGGDCDMSIDLAYDIAKLGFNAMNIYLGGYKEWEAAGYPVEK
- a CDS encoding HU family DNA-binding protein gives rise to the protein MNKDSLVSKVANSSSFSRHRSEQIFDRIFELIKESLVKDKEFSVDNFGEFTVEHRESMKIMNTKENQEVLLPPKDYINFTPSKNLLDIINKK